Part of the Opitutus sp. ER46 genome is shown below.
AAGCGGCCGATCCAGATCCGCGACCTGCTGACGCACACCGCCGGGCTGACCTACGGCGACGGGCTCGCGGTCGATGACTACAAGGCGGCGCGGTTGCACGGCTGGTACCTGATCGATCACGACGAGACGATTGGTGAGGCGGTCGACCGGCTGGCGACGCTGCCGTTGCACGCCCAACCCGGCGAGGCGTGGCAGTACGGGTATTCGACGGACGTCCTCGGCCGGCTGGTCGAGGTGGCGTCCGGCATGCCGCTGGACCGGTTTTTCGCGGAGCGCGTTTTCGCCCCGCTGAAGATGGTGGACACCTGTTTTTACCTGCCGGTGGAGAAGGAAAGCCGGCTGGCCAAGGTGTACGGCGTCGAGGACGGCAAGCTGGTGCTCACCGACGGGGGCCACTTCGTCCGTGGGCCGCGGAAGCTCTTTTCGGGTGGTGCGGGCCTGGTCTCGACGGCGACGGACTACGGCCGGCTGCTCCAGATGCTCCTCAACGGCGGCACCCTCGACGGCGTGCGTATCCTCAGTCCCAAGACGGTCGCGCTGATGTCCGAGAACCACACCGGCACGAAGTATCCCAACGACACCGGCGCCTTCGGACTCGGGTTCTGGGTGATGAAGGACGTCGGCTACTACGGCGAAGTCGGCACGGTCGGCTCGTACGGGTGGGGCAGCGCGTACTTTCCGCAGTACGTCGTCGACCCGAAGGAGCGGATGGTCGCGTTCATGATGACCCAGCTCCGTCCGACCGGTGGCTCGCGGCTGAACCAGCAGGTGAAGGCCCTGACCTACCAGGCACTGTTGAAATAGCTCCCGGTCTCCCGGCAGCCGCGTTCGCGCCGTCCGTCACGGACGCAGCGCGGCTGTTACGCTGTTACACGCGCCGGCCGGAACAGGACTTGCCGGCGCGTGGATTTTCGCCCCGACTGAACCACCCAAATGAGCACGACGCCCCCCAACGTTTACATCGGTACTGACTCCGGCGCTACGACCTCGAAGACCGGCGGTGTCTGGTCCGATGGCACCCCGATCTCGCTGCAGCTGCGCCAGAGTTCCACCAACTCGCAGCTCGGCACGACGGCCGTCGTGGCCGGCTGGGTGGAGGGCGTGGAAGGATTCCTGTCCGACAATAAACTGACCTGGGCGCAGGTGCAGGGCGTGGGCCTCGCGATTCCCGGGCCGTACCTGCGTTATGGCGTGCTCGATCGCACGGCGAACCTGCCGGCGTCGTTCGCCGGTTGGGACTTCGCCGCCGACTATGGCGCGGCGCTCTCGGCCAAGGCGGGGCGTCCGATCCCGCTCGTGGTGGGCAACGACGGCAACTACGGCGGCGTGGGCGAGGCGGCACGCGTGCGCGGCAATCGCAAGGCGACCGTGCTGATGCTGGCGCCGGGCTCGGGCCTGGGCGCGGCGTACATCGGGCCGGATGGCCTGCCGCTTGAAGGCGACACACTGGCGGGCATGGAGGCGGGGCACATGCCGGCGCCGTTGCACCTGCTCGGCGGGATTCGTCCGTTCTCGTGCGGCTGCGGCCGCGACTGGGGCTGCGTCGAGGCGTACACCACGATCTCGGGCTTGCCGCAGTTGCTCGCGGAGTTCCTGCCGAAGTATCCCGGCCACGAGGTCGCGACCTCGAAAGCGCCGATCAAGGAGAAGGTGTTGTCGTTGCGCACGCGGGCGCAGAAAGGTGATCCGCTGGCGGTCGACATCTTCAATTTCCAGGCGCGGGCCCTCGGCCTGCACATCGCCAACCTTACGATCGCGCTCGACGCGGAGATCGTGGTGATCGGCGGCGGGTTGATGGATCCGGGCGCGACGACGGAAGAGTTCCGCACGCGTTTCCTTGCGGCGGTGCGCGCGGCGGCCGAGCCGTATCTCTTCAAGGTGCAGCGCGAACGCCTGCAGATTGTGCCCGCGACGTTGGGCGATCTTTCCCAGGCGATCGGGGCCGCGCTTGTGGCGCTTTATTCGGCGCAGAATCGCTGAGCGATTCCGCGAAGGCGGCGCGGAGAAACGCGCCGCCTAACGGAGGTGGAGGTTGGGACTTGGGCCGCAAACGGCGCAAGAGGCGCAAAAGGAGCCGCGGATTTTGAGGCCGGCCGCATGGGAGACGGAGGTTTTTGGACTCAGATAACTCGGATGGAGACAGGATAGGACAGAGTTCGAACAAGCCAGGGTTGGCCACGAGGAGGCGCGAAGAGGCACCAAAACAAGGCAGCGGTGAACAGGAGGGCGCGGAGGGCGCAGAGGATTCGATCAGGAGTTTGACCCTCCGGATCTTTGTAATACCCCGCATTGATCCGAGTCATCTGAGGTCAAACAACAGACTGTGCAGGTGACAGAGACGGATTTGGTTTGGGCCGCAAATATGCGCAAAAGGCGCAAAAGAATCCGATGCGGATTTACGCCCGATCTTTGGCCTTCCCTTGCGCGGGTGGGCACGTGGCGCCCTGATTCGCGCCCCGAATCCGCCCCGATTGCGCCCTCGTTGTGCCCCGACCGTGCCGCGAACTCGCGCACTTCGCGCCCCCTTTCTTGTTCAGTGGTCCGATGCTTTCGGTTTTCGTGACCACGAAAACCGGCGATACGAGGGGACGATGGCTGCAATTATTATTCGTTAATTGGCAAGCGCTTAGCGAATAATGTCCAGATACTCCGGAATAATGTCCGGATACTCGCGCATAATGTCCGGATACTTCTGACGGAATTTTGCGCGGCCGCTGATTGAGATTCAGAAAGAAATCGCGGCCGAGCGTGAAGGGATCTTACAGCCGCGCGATGATGGCGTCCGTCATTTCGCGTGTGGAGACCGACGGCTTTCCGAACGCGATGTCACCGGTCCGCGTGCCGGAGGTGACAGCGGATTTGACGGCGGTCTCGATGCGCGTCGCGACCTTTTCAAGGCCGAAACTGAAGCGCAGCATCAACGCGACCGACAGAATCTGCGCGCACGGATTTGCGATGCCCTTGCCCGCAATATCAGGAGCAGTGCCGCCCGCGGGTTCGTAGAGCCCGAACGGCAGACCGAGGGAATTGCGGCCGGCGCCGAGCGACGCGGAAGAAAGCATGCCGAGCGAACCGCAGATCACGGCCATTTCGTCGGAGAGAATGTCGCCGAACATGTTTTCGGTGACGAACACGTCGAATTGGTTCGGGTTGCGCGCGAGCTGCATGGCCGCGTTGTCCACGTACATGTGGCTGAGTTCGAGATCGGGCGCGTGTTTCGCGACGTACTCGGTCACGGTTTTGCGCCAGAGCACGGAGGTTTCGAGCACGTTGGCCTTGTCGATCGAGCAGAGCTTCCGCTTGCGCGAACGCGCGGTGGTGATGGCGGTGGCGACGATGCGTTCGATCTCGCTCTTGCGATAGATCATCGTGTCGACCGCCTGCACGTCACCGTCGGGCAGCGTCGTGGTCTGCTTCGGCTGGCCGAAGTAGAGGCCGCCGGTGAGCTCGCGGATGCAGACGATGTCGATGCCGTCGGGAATGCGCTCGGTCTTGAGCGGCGAGGCGTCGGTGAGTTCGCGGTACAACAGGCCCGGGCGGATGTTGGCGAAAAGCGTGAAGTGCTTGCGCAGCGGCAGGAGCGCGGCGCGCTCGGGCTGCTCCTTGGGCGGGAGCTTCTCCCACTTGGGACCGCCGACGGAGCCGAAGAGGATGGCGTCGGACTCGCTGCAGACCTTGAGCGTGGAGTCCGGCAGCGCCTTGCCGTGGTTGTCGATGCCGGCGCCGCCCACATCGGCCTTGGTGTAGGCGAGGGTGAGGTTCTCCTGGCGGGCAACGTGTTCGAGGACGCGCAGCGCCTCGTTCATGACTTCCGGCCCGATGTAATCTCCCGCAAGGACGGCGAACTTGAGTGTCGGCATAGAGGGAAAGAGGAGGTAGCGGCCGTCCGCGCCGAGGGAAAGCGCGAAGTGGGGGGCATGACAGAGGTTCTCCGGCCGCCTCCTCGCGGGGCGGCCACCAAATCTTTCTCTTCCTCTTACTCTTCCTCTTTCTCTCAGAGTCGGCTGCCCGGCCGCGCCGACCGGGCGAGAGGAAGAGAAAGAGAAAGAGGAAGAGTAAGAGAAAGACCGGGGCAGCGGCCTGCCCCCTCACACCCTCACTTTCGCTCTCACTTTCACTCCGTCCCATTTCCCGAGTTGCGCGAGGCCGCAAAAGCGGTGGATTGGGCGGCGTGAATCTTCACGTCCTGCCCGCGGGGCCCATTCAAACCAATGCCTACCTTCTCATGGCGCCGGAGCGCGGTGAGGCGGTTCTCGTCGACGCGCCGGGAGACATTTGGGCCGAGATCGAGCCCTTGCTGCAGGAGAAAAAGTGCCGGCTGGTCGAGCTCTGGCTCACGCATGGACATTGGGATCACACGCAGGGCGGCGCCGAGGTGGTGCGGCAGACGGGCGCGAAGGTCCGCGCGCACCGCGATGATCAGATCATGATCGAGGATCCTTCGGTCATGGAACGGTTCATGGGCGAGACGCTGAATCTGGAGCCCATGCACGTCGACCTGTGGGTGAAGCAGGGCGATCGCTTCGATGCCCTCGGCCACCAGGTCGAGGTCCGCCACGTGCCCGGTCATTGTCCCGGCAACGTGCTTTTCCATTTCCCCGCGCTCGGCTGCGCGATCGTCGGCGATGCGCTCTTCAACGGCAGCGTCGGCCGTAGCGACCTGCCGGGCGGGAGTTTCGAGCAGCTCGAGAAATCGATCCGCGAGCAGATCTACACGCTGCCCGACAACACCGTCGTCTTCCCCGGCCACGGGCCGAAGACGACGGTCGGCGACGAGAAGCAGCACAACCCTTACGTGCGCGGCTGAGCGCGCGGTGCGTTCGCCGTCGCGCTCGAGGCGGCGGCGCCGCCCACCACTTTCGTTTCGCCCTCGCGGGCGTTCACTGTTTCAAGAAGAGCCGTCTCCAACGTTTGGCATGACCACACCTGAACAACACGAGGGATTCATGCGCCGGGCCCTGGCGATGGCGCGCAGTGTCTGGGGCAACACGCATCCCAACCCGATGGTGGGCGCCGTGATCGTCGAGGACGGTCAGGTCGTCGCCGAAGGCGCCACCGCCCCCGACGGCGGGCCGCATGCCGAGCGCCTCGCGTTGCTCGCCCGCGGCAAGCAGCCGCGGCCCGGGGCCACGATGTACGTGACGCTCGAGCCGTGCAGCACGCACGGCCGGACCGGCGCCTGCACCGATGCGATCATCGCCTCGGGCATCAAGCAGGTGGTGGTCGGCGCCAAGGATCCCAATCCGGCGCACGCCGGCCGCGGGTTCGACGTGCTGCGCGCGGCGGGCATTGAGGTCATCACGGGCGTGCTCGAGCGCGAGTGCACCGACCTCAACCTGATCTTCAACCACTGGATCACCCAGGACGGGCCGCTTCTCGCCGCCAAGGCCGGGACCACGCTCGACGGCAAGATTGCCTGCCGCACCGGCGAATCAAAGTGGATCACCAACGAGGCTTCGCGCGCCGACGTCCACCGCTGGCGCCGGTTGTTCCCAGGCATCGCCGTCGGCGCCATGACGCTCCTCAAGGATGATCCGCGGCTGACCGCCCGGCGGCCCGGTGAGCCAGAGTGGTGTCCGAAGCGCTTCGTGTTC
Proteins encoded:
- a CDS encoding serine hydrolase domain-containing protein, with amino-acid sequence MSSPSLLRVTLGAFTLAAAAALRAATPAELGFDPGRLQRLDAVIQENVDQQKLAGGVMYIARDGQTVELKAFGMRDIEAKQPMTTDTIFRIASMSKAVTSVAVMILYEEGKFLLSDPVSKYLPAFKESRVAVPAPAGSPAGTKYTTVPAKRPIQIRDLLTHTAGLTYGDGLAVDDYKAARLHGWYLIDHDETIGEAVDRLATLPLHAQPGEAWQYGYSTDVLGRLVEVASGMPLDRFFAERVFAPLKMVDTCFYLPVEKESRLAKVYGVEDGKLVLTDGGHFVRGPRKLFSGGAGLVSTATDYGRLLQMLLNGGTLDGVRILSPKTVALMSENHTGTKYPNDTGAFGLGFWVMKDVGYYGEVGTVGSYGWGSAYFPQYVVDPKERMVAFMMTQLRPTGGSRLNQQVKALTYQALLK
- the leuB gene encoding 3-isopropylmalate dehydrogenase; translated protein: MPTLKFAVLAGDYIGPEVMNEALRVLEHVARQENLTLAYTKADVGGAGIDNHGKALPDSTLKVCSESDAILFGSVGGPKWEKLPPKEQPERAALLPLRKHFTLFANIRPGLLYRELTDASPLKTERIPDGIDIVCIRELTGGLYFGQPKQTTTLPDGDVQAVDTMIYRKSEIERIVATAITTARSRKRKLCSIDKANVLETSVLWRKTVTEYVAKHAPDLELSHMYVDNAAMQLARNPNQFDVFVTENMFGDILSDEMAVICGSLGMLSSASLGAGRNSLGLPFGLYEPAGGTAPDIAGKGIANPCAQILSVALMLRFSFGLEKVATRIETAVKSAVTSGTRTGDIAFGKPSVSTREMTDAIIARL
- a CDS encoding ROK family protein; this translates as MSTTPPNVYIGTDSGATTSKTGGVWSDGTPISLQLRQSSTNSQLGTTAVVAGWVEGVEGFLSDNKLTWAQVQGVGLAIPGPYLRYGVLDRTANLPASFAGWDFAADYGAALSAKAGRPIPLVVGNDGNYGGVGEAARVRGNRKATVLMLAPGSGLGAAYIGPDGLPLEGDTLAGMEAGHMPAPLHLLGGIRPFSCGCGRDWGCVEAYTTISGLPQLLAEFLPKYPGHEVATSKAPIKEKVLSLRTRAQKGDPLAVDIFNFQARALGLHIANLTIALDAEIVVIGGGLMDPGATTEEFRTRFLAAVRAAAEPYLFKVQRERLQIVPATLGDLSQAIGAALVALYSAQNR
- a CDS encoding MBL fold metallo-hydrolase — its product is MNLHVLPAGPIQTNAYLLMAPERGEAVLVDAPGDIWAEIEPLLQEKKCRLVELWLTHGHWDHTQGGAEVVRQTGAKVRAHRDDQIMIEDPSVMERFMGETLNLEPMHVDLWVKQGDRFDALGHQVEVRHVPGHCPGNVLFHFPALGCAIVGDALFNGSVGRSDLPGGSFEQLEKSIREQIYTLPDNTVVFPGHGPKTTVGDEKQHNPYVRG
- the ribD gene encoding bifunctional diaminohydroxyphosphoribosylaminopyrimidine deaminase/5-amino-6-(5-phosphoribosylamino)uracil reductase RibD; translated protein: MTTPEQHEGFMRRALAMARSVWGNTHPNPMVGAVIVEDGQVVAEGATAPDGGPHAERLALLARGKQPRPGATMYVTLEPCSTHGRTGACTDAIIASGIKQVVVGAKDPNPAHAGRGFDVLRAAGIEVITGVLERECTDLNLIFNHWITQDGPLLAAKAGTTLDGKIACRTGESKWITNEASRADVHRWRRLFPGIAVGAMTLLKDDPRLTARRPGEPEWCPKRFVFDGLLRTVLDKNLPTAFTDEFHANTIVVTTPHGGLGYVRKLRDMGITVWTFDSPTQRVPFADFRKKCAEERIPGVLFEGGGQLISELVRARQLDYLFVYHAPMLFADDKAKSIFSGLRPEKPEHAVRMVDVQHEHFDGDLLMRGRVQYPEKLIIDETVFSIR